A genome region from Sulfurovum sp. TSL6 includes the following:
- the gyrB gene encoding DNA topoisomerase (ATP-hydrolyzing) subunit B: protein MAEYGASNIKVLKGLEAVRKRPGMYIGDTSTKGLHHLVYEVVDNSIDEAMAGFCDTIKITLTKEGSAIIEDNGRGIPVKEHPTEKISAATVVLTVLHAGGKFDKDTYKVSGGLHGVGVSVVNALSKDLKLTIFKDGEIHEQSFKEGIPQAVLETTGTTRKHGTKVEFWPDDTIFKDSVTFQKEILMKRFKELCYLNPKITIEFKDERDGTKEMYHFEGGIKQFVEDMNTKTPLTTAQFFQGKADDIEIDIALMYCDADSEKSLSFVNNIKTAEGGTHEAGFRAGLTRSMASYIAKNANAKEKGVKITGDDCKEGLICIVSVRVPEPQFEGQTKGKLGSSYVRPLVQKFFSEHFNKYLEETPLEAKAIMAQILLAARGRDAAKRAKDLVKRKDSMSIGTLPGKLADCQSKDPEISEIYLVEGDSAGGSAKQGRDRVFQAILPLKGKILNVEKARLEKILKSDEIKNMITALGCGIGEEFDEEKLRYHKIIIMTDADVDGSHIQTLLMTFFFRFLKPVIEKGYLYLAQPPLYRYKKGKNETYLKDEKALNDYLIENGISAIESTTMGQADLVDLFKLVAYYRMTLKEIEKRFALPEVLRYMIENPDVIGTDNKELAKTIEAYIAELGYNILNKTITEDTIHLFVQTNDGLEELIVDEILFTNPHYNEAIHIHQKINEHITDEFKDQDLLTLFAEVESSAKKGAYIQRYKGLGEMNPEQLWETTMTPENRRLLQVTIEDDESASDTFTLFMGDEVEPRRNYIESHAKDVKHLDV from the coding sequence ATGGCAGAATATGGTGCTAGTAATATTAAAGTTCTTAAAGGACTAGAAGCGGTAAGAAAAAGACCTGGTATGTACATTGGTGATACCTCTACCAAAGGTCTTCACCACCTTGTATACGAAGTCGTAGATAACTCTATCGATGAAGCGATGGCAGGATTTTGTGATACCATCAAAATCACACTTACCAAAGAGGGCTCTGCGATTATTGAAGATAATGGTCGTGGTATCCCGGTCAAAGAACACCCTACTGAAAAAATATCTGCAGCGACAGTTGTACTGACCGTACTTCATGCCGGTGGTAAATTTGACAAAGACACCTATAAAGTTTCAGGTGGACTACATGGTGTAGGTGTCTCTGTTGTAAATGCCCTCTCCAAAGACTTGAAGCTAACTATTTTCAAAGATGGTGAGATCCATGAGCAATCCTTTAAAGAAGGTATCCCGCAAGCGGTGCTTGAAACAACAGGAACAACAAGAAAACATGGTACCAAAGTAGAGTTCTGGCCAGATGACACTATCTTTAAAGATAGTGTCACTTTCCAAAAAGAGATCTTGATGAAAAGATTCAAAGAACTCTGTTACCTGAATCCAAAGATCACTATTGAATTTAAAGATGAACGTGATGGTACAAAAGAAATGTATCATTTTGAAGGCGGTATCAAGCAATTCGTTGAAGATATGAATACGAAGACACCTCTTACCACTGCACAGTTTTTTCAAGGTAAAGCAGATGATATCGAAATAGATATCGCACTCATGTATTGTGATGCAGACTCTGAAAAATCACTCTCTTTTGTAAACAACATTAAAACAGCTGAGGGCGGTACACACGAAGCAGGTTTTAGAGCGGGTCTTACACGTTCTATGGCAAGTTATATCGCCAAAAATGCCAACGCAAAAGAAAAAGGCGTTAAAATTACAGGGGATGACTGTAAAGAAGGTCTTATATGTATCGTTTCCGTGCGTGTACCTGAACCACAGTTTGAGGGACAGACAAAAGGAAAACTAGGTTCTTCTTATGTTCGTCCTTTGGTACAAAAATTCTTCTCTGAACACTTCAATAAATACCTTGAAGAGACACCTTTAGAAGCAAAAGCCATCATGGCACAGATACTTCTTGCAGCCAGAGGTAGAGATGCAGCGAAACGTGCAAAAGACTTGGTGAAACGTAAAGACTCTATGAGTATCGGGACACTTCCTGGTAAACTTGCAGACTGTCAAAGCAAAGACCCTGAAATCTCTGAGATCTACCTGGTGGAAGGGGACTCTGCTGGTGGTTCTGCTAAACAGGGACGTGATAGAGTTTTCCAAGCGATCCTGCCACTCAAAGGTAAGATCCTTAACGTAGAGAAAGCACGTTTGGAAAAGATCCTCAAATCCGACGAGATCAAAAATATGATCACGGCACTTGGCTGTGGTATCGGTGAAGAGTTTGATGAAGAGAAATTAAGATACCACAAGATCATCATTATGACCGATGCCGATGTAGATGGTTCCCACATTCAAACACTGCTTATGACCTTCTTCTTTAGATTCTTGAAACCTGTCATTGAAAAAGGATATCTTTATCTTGCGCAGCCACCGCTTTACCGTTACAAAAAAGGTAAAAATGAAACCTATCTTAAAGATGAAAAAGCACTCAATGATTATCTGATAGAAAACGGTATCTCTGCTATTGAAAGTACGACTATGGGACAGGCTGACTTGGTTGATCTCTTTAAGCTCGTAGCCTACTACCGTATGACACTGAAAGAGATAGAAAAACGTTTTGCATTGCCTGAAGTACTTCGTTATATGATCGAAAATCCTGATGTGATAGGCACAGATAATAAAGAGCTTGCAAAAACGATAGAAGCATACATTGCCGAACTTGGATATAACATCCTCAACAAAACCATTACAGAAGATACGATACACCTCTTTGTACAAACAAACGATGGACTGGAGGAACTCATCGTAGATGAAATACTCTTTACGAACCCTCATTATAATGAGGCAATCCATATCCATCAAAAGATCAATGAGCATATCACAGATGAATTTAAAGACCAGGACCTTCTTACGCTCTTTGCAGAAGTTGAAAGTTCAGCAAAAAAAGGTGCGTATATCCAACGTTACAAAGGTTTGGGTGAGATGAACCCTGAACAACTTTGGGAAACAACCATGACACCGGAAAACAGAAGACTGTTACAGGTTACTATAGAAGACGATGAAAGTGCCAGTGATACATTTACACTCTTCATGGGTGACGAAGTAGAACCTAGAAGAAACTACATTGAAAGTCATGCAAAAGATGTAAAACACTTGGATGTTTAA
- the tsaD gene encoding tRNA (adenosine(37)-N6)-threonylcarbamoyltransferase complex transferase subunit TsaD: MILSIESSCDDSSIAITEIATKKVLYHKKISQEAQHSCYGGVVPELASRLHAVALPEILKETQPYLEKLKAIAVTNQPGLGVTLLEGIAMAKTLSTLLELPLIPVHHLKGHIYSLFIEKEATLPLLVLLISGGHTQVIRVKSFEHMEILATSMDDSVGESFDKCAKMMGLGYPGGPLIEALALKGDENRFDLPVPLRNSPLIAFSLSGLKNAVRLQVEALGGSEGMSEQDRADLSASFQKAVKLHLLQKSKKIFAKEKIKDFAIVGGASANKYLRNAYQNLCDEFGKTMHVAPLEYCSDNAAMIGRYALEAYARNLFIDPNEIDIISNKKQQNGMLL, from the coding sequence ATGATCTTAAGTATTGAATCAAGCTGTGATGACAGCTCTATAGCCATCACCGAAATAGCCACAAAAAAAGTGCTTTATCATAAAAAGATCTCCCAGGAGGCACAACACTCGTGTTACGGTGGCGTAGTCCCTGAACTTGCATCAAGACTACACGCTGTTGCACTCCCGGAGATACTCAAAGAGACCCAACCCTACCTTGAAAAACTCAAAGCCATAGCCGTCACCAATCAACCCGGACTGGGAGTCACCCTGCTTGAAGGCATTGCTATGGCAAAAACCTTAAGTACTCTGCTTGAGTTACCTCTTATCCCCGTGCATCATCTTAAAGGGCATATTTACTCACTTTTTATAGAAAAGGAAGCAACCCTGCCCCTTCTGGTACTTCTCATCTCAGGAGGGCATACACAAGTCATCAGAGTCAAGAGTTTTGAACATATGGAGATCCTTGCTACGAGTATGGACGATTCTGTCGGTGAGAGTTTTGACAAATGTGCCAAAATGATGGGCTTAGGCTATCCTGGAGGACCCCTGATAGAAGCACTTGCACTTAAAGGAGATGAAAACCGTTTCGACCTTCCTGTACCGTTACGTAACTCTCCTCTCATCGCCTTTTCTCTCTCAGGGCTTAAAAATGCAGTCAGACTTCAAGTAGAAGCACTTGGTGGCAGTGAAGGAATGAGTGAACAGGACCGTGCTGATCTCTCTGCATCCTTTCAAAAAGCAGTCAAACTTCACCTGCTTCAAAAAAGCAAAAAGATCTTTGCCAAAGAGAAGATCAAAGACTTTGCTATCGTAGGTGGAGCATCCGCAAATAAATACCTGCGAAATGCGTACCAAAACCTTTGTGATGAGTTTGGGAAAACGATGCATGTTGCACCACTTGAATACTGCTCAGATAATGCTGCTATGATAGGGAGATATGCACTGGAAGCCTATGCAAGAAACCTCTTCATCGACCCCAATGAAATAGATATTATAAGCAACAAAAAACAACAAAATGGAATGCTCCTTTAA
- a CDS encoding alpha/beta hydrolase, with the protein MSRKDKVLILHGWGGSDAPHWQAELAAAIAKEYGTVSFPLLDNCHFPSKNRWVKQLKEILEDFKPDTIVCHSLANTLWFWLCQEQDFMQKIPEIKRLFMVSPPSLGTEIDTIKTFFPCKMPENLYAKEIQMIVSDNDPYIQVEEAKSMAQQYDIPVTVIQDAGHINADSGYGEWALIEKLVLDRS; encoded by the coding sequence ATGTCACGCAAAGATAAAGTACTCATCCTGCATGGTTGGGGTGGAAGTGATGCACCACACTGGCAAGCAGAACTGGCTGCAGCTATCGCCAAAGAGTACGGGACAGTCTCCTTTCCTCTGCTTGACAACTGTCACTTCCCCAGTAAGAACAGGTGGGTCAAGCAGCTTAAAGAGATACTTGAAGATTTCAAACCGGATACTATCGTCTGCCACTCTCTGGCCAATACCCTGTGGTTTTGGCTCTGCCAAGAACAAGACTTTATGCAAAAAATACCTGAGATAAAAAGGCTTTTTATGGTCTCTCCGCCAAGCCTTGGCACGGAAATAGATACTATTAAAACCTTTTTCCCTTGCAAGATGCCAGAAAACCTCTATGCCAAAGAGATACAGATGATCGTTTCAGACAATGACCCATACATTCAGGTAGAAGAAGCCAAAAGCATGGCACAACAGTATGATATTCCTGTAACTGTTATCCAAGATGCGGGCCATATCAATGCAGACAGTGGCTACGGGGAATGGGCCCTTATAGAAAAACTTGTATTGGACAGATCATGA
- the dxr gene encoding 1-deoxy-D-xylulose-5-phosphate reductoisomerase: protein MVLLGSTGSIGVNTLIIAERYNISIEALVAGNNIDLLNEQIKKHQPKVVAIANEADRAKVNHSKVLCGTKGILELIEMSHSDTVVNALVGYAGLAPTLKATSLGKRVALANKESLVVAGEFIDMSRITPIDSEHFGLWYLMNERPVSKLYITASGGAFRDWELGKMKDATFSDALKHPNWSMGNKITIDSATMTNKLFELLEAKWLFDTNKVDALIEKKSIIHALAEFTDGSTTAHFAGVDMKLPIAFALRGEVEEAILPPTDLLSMGSLEFLPIEAARYPIWNIKEHILEHPHLGVVVNAANEEAIQAFQDEKCSFFGMSDMVLDAYQKFEEVKASNIDEIIQIDQEVRTYVTQR from the coding sequence ATCGTTTTACTCGGTTCTACCGGCTCTATAGGTGTCAATACCCTCATCATCGCAGAACGCTATAACATTTCCATAGAAGCGCTTGTCGCAGGCAACAATATTGACCTGCTTAATGAACAGATCAAAAAGCACCAACCCAAAGTGGTTGCCATTGCCAACGAAGCAGACAGAGCAAAAGTGAATCATTCCAAGGTACTCTGTGGGACAAAAGGTATTTTGGAGCTTATAGAAATGTCTCATAGTGATACGGTTGTCAATGCACTCGTAGGTTATGCCGGTCTTGCACCTACACTCAAAGCTACCAGCCTTGGTAAAAGAGTTGCATTGGCAAATAAAGAGTCTCTGGTGGTTGCCGGAGAATTCATAGACATGTCACGCATCACCCCTATAGACTCTGAGCATTTTGGACTATGGTATCTTATGAATGAACGGCCTGTCTCTAAACTCTATATCACTGCAAGCGGTGGTGCATTCAGAGACTGGGAACTGGGCAAAATGAAAGATGCTACGTTTTCAGATGCACTCAAACACCCTAACTGGTCCATGGGGAACAAGATCACCATCGATTCAGCCACTATGACCAATAAACTCTTTGAGCTTTTAGAGGCAAAATGGCTCTTTGATACGAACAAGGTTGATGCACTGATAGAAAAAAAATCGATCATCCATGCACTCGCAGAATTCACAGATGGTTCTACCACTGCACACTTTGCAGGGGTGGATATGAAACTCCCAATTGCCTTTGCATTGAGAGGAGAAGTGGAAGAAGCTATATTACCTCCCACAGATCTTCTGAGTATGGGCAGTTTGGAATTTTTACCTATTGAAGCAGCACGTTACCCTATCTGGAATATCAAAGAACACATCTTGGAACATCCTCATCTTGGTGTAGTGGTCAATGCTGCAAACGAAGAAGCCATTCAAGCGTTTCAAGATGAGAAATGTTCTTTCTTTGGTATGAGTGACATGGTTTTAGATGCCTATCAAAAATTTGAAGAGGTAAAAGCATCGAACATAGATGAAATTATCCAAATCGATCAAGAGGTCAGAACCTATGTCACGCAAAGATAA